One segment of Anatilimnocola aggregata DNA contains the following:
- a CDS encoding acyl-CoA desaturase, with translation MNQLKSRDEGFKSVNALSNCAAAVTDKISLRARVVLLVAVIAPFLGLVAAIASLWGWGFRWTDLILLLSMYMLTVLGITVGFHRLFTHRAFETNRAVQVTFAILGSMAVQGPLLQWVALHRRHHQHSDESEDPHSPHHQGSGVLGMLRGLWHAHLGWMFQPKPANLRHYVKDLNQIKVLRAVSSLFPLWVAVGLLIPAALGWLLVGSIGGAWNGFIWGGLVRILFVHHVTWSINSVCHIWGQQPYRSNDESRNNAFFGIFGLGEGWHNTHHAFPTSARHGLRWWQIDVSYWVIRLLEVLHLAWNVKVPSSGTISRNSA, from the coding sequence ATGAACCAATTGAAAAGCCGAGATGAAGGGTTTAAATCTGTCAATGCACTTTCAAACTGTGCGGCTGCGGTGACCGACAAAATATCGTTACGAGCACGTGTAGTTCTACTGGTGGCTGTGATTGCACCATTCCTTGGCTTAGTTGCGGCTATCGCCTCGCTTTGGGGATGGGGCTTTCGCTGGACAGACTTGATCCTGCTCCTCTCGATGTACATGTTGACCGTGTTAGGAATCACGGTCGGCTTTCACCGCTTGTTTACTCATCGTGCGTTTGAGACGAACCGAGCAGTTCAAGTTACCTTTGCCATTCTGGGGTCGATGGCAGTACAGGGACCACTCTTGCAATGGGTTGCTCTCCATCGTCGCCATCATCAGCACAGCGATGAATCAGAAGACCCGCATTCTCCGCATCACCAAGGCAGCGGCGTATTAGGGATGCTGCGTGGATTATGGCATGCTCACCTTGGCTGGATGTTTCAGCCGAAACCGGCCAACCTTCGCCATTACGTGAAAGACTTGAACCAAATCAAGGTGCTGCGAGCGGTGAGCAGCCTGTTTCCGTTGTGGGTTGCCGTGGGTTTGCTCATCCCAGCCGCGCTTGGTTGGCTACTGGTGGGATCAATTGGCGGTGCCTGGAACGGGTTCATCTGGGGCGGACTCGTGCGAATCCTGTTTGTGCATCACGTTACCTGGAGCATTAACTCTGTTTGCCACATCTGGGGGCAGCAGCCCTATCGAAGCAATGACGAAAGTCGGAACAACGCATTTTTCGGGATCTTCGGACTTGGTGAAGGCTGGCACAATACACATCACGCGTTCCCCACGTCTGCTCGCCATGGCCTTCGCTGGTGGCAGATCGATGTCAGCTATTGGGTAATTCGGCTGCTCGAGGTATTGCACCTTGCCTGGAATGTCAAAGTGCCCTCTAGCGGCACCATATCGCGCAACTCGGCTTAA
- a CDS encoding DUF1559 domain-containing protein — MMSRRAFTIVELLVVISVIGVLIMLLLPAVQAARAAAARVTCSNHLRQIGIALHNHHDALARFPSGRGAPTPLVFSPHAHLLRYAEQQSLSTSLDLNAPPTTFTVPPSTLYDGTRNQVAANTIVKLFTCPSDVAVGRVPGLLFGATNYVANAGSGRDGGNLATADGVFFLGSTIGFRDITDGTSQTVAFSERTLGSGEDISQMTMPNRAVREVSGSATPTSSECGASSSGTWNHERGAKWILGNYGNTLYNHFQAPNSANWDCMNATQQKALMTARSYHPGVVAVLFCDGSVRYLGESVALSTWRAIATRDESEILEMP, encoded by the coding sequence ATGATGTCGCGGCGTGCCTTTACTATCGTCGAACTGCTGGTTGTAATCTCCGTGATTGGAGTGCTCATTATGCTTCTGCTGCCTGCCGTTCAGGCCGCTCGCGCGGCGGCGGCAAGGGTGACTTGCAGCAACCACCTCCGGCAAATCGGCATCGCGCTTCACAATCATCACGATGCTCTGGCGCGATTTCCCTCCGGTCGCGGCGCGCCTACACCTCTCGTGTTCTCTCCGCATGCTCATCTGCTTCGCTACGCTGAGCAACAGAGTCTGAGTACCTCACTCGACCTGAATGCTCCTCCCACCACGTTCACGGTTCCTCCGAGTACGCTTTACGATGGCACCCGCAATCAAGTCGCTGCCAACACCATAGTAAAACTCTTTACGTGCCCGTCGGACGTCGCTGTCGGACGAGTTCCAGGGCTCTTGTTCGGGGCCACGAATTACGTCGCGAACGCTGGCAGCGGCCGCGACGGTGGCAATTTGGCTACTGCCGATGGTGTTTTCTTCCTCGGTTCCACCATTGGATTCAGAGACATTACGGACGGTACCTCGCAAACCGTTGCCTTCAGCGAGCGAACGTTAGGCAGTGGCGAAGATATCAGTCAAATGACAATGCCGAACCGGGCGGTGCGGGAAGTCTCCGGATCGGCAACTCCGACTTCATCGGAGTGTGGAGCCAGCAGCAGCGGCACCTGGAATCACGAACGCGGAGCAAAATGGATTCTCGGAAACTACGGCAATACTCTTTACAACCATTTCCAAGCGCCGAACTCCGCCAACTGGGACTGCATGAATGCCACCCAACAAAAAGCTCTGATGACTGCTCGCAGCTACCACCCCGGTGTTGTCGCCGTTCTGTTTTGCGATGGCAGTGTTCGCTATCTCGGCGAAAGCGTTGCACTTTCCACTTGGCGAGCGATCGCCACCCGCGACGAAAGTGAAATCCTAGAAATGCCGTAG
- a CDS encoding PQQ-dependent sugar dehydrogenase: MNRFSMSLILLSLVLNSCTKLAYGQNRDAGAKASTQLPEPFATKSTIKHPKVIGWPKDKSPSVPVGFRVDAFTRELENPRWIYVLPNGDVLIAQSRTLPKPADEEKDDSEKTEKEKKQEEGAKQAKTVTGSSPNKITLLRDANNDGQPELVETFLSDLRQPFGMALVEDQLFVAETDALRVYPYKEGDSKITAKGMKILDLPAGGYNNHWTRNVVANPRGTKLYVSVGSASNVGEHGSAEETLRANILEVDLDGTNLRVFAAGLRNPVGMSWEPKTGSLWTAVNERDELGDDLVPDYITSVREGAFYGWPYSYFGQHEDPRRKDERPDLVKKAVVPDLGLGSHTASLGLAFYTGKTFPSKYQGGAFIGQRGSWNRSKFVGYRVAFVPFAGGKPAGPPEDFLAGFIANDEEVYGRPVGVAVAKDGSLLVCDEPGNVVWRVSAK, translated from the coding sequence ATGAACCGCTTTTCCATGTCGCTCATCCTGCTTTCGCTAGTCCTCAATTCCTGCACCAAGCTTGCCTACGGCCAAAACCGAGACGCAGGCGCGAAGGCTTCCACCCAACTCCCCGAGCCATTTGCAACCAAGTCGACAATCAAGCATCCGAAGGTCATCGGCTGGCCTAAAGACAAGTCACCAAGCGTGCCGGTAGGCTTCCGGGTCGATGCTTTCACACGTGAGCTGGAAAATCCTCGTTGGATCTATGTGTTACCCAATGGTGATGTTCTGATTGCCCAGTCGCGGACGTTGCCCAAGCCGGCCGACGAGGAAAAAGACGACTCCGAGAAAACTGAAAAGGAGAAGAAACAGGAGGAGGGGGCTAAGCAAGCGAAGACCGTCACCGGATCCTCGCCGAATAAGATTACGCTGCTTCGCGACGCAAACAACGATGGGCAACCTGAGCTGGTGGAGACTTTCCTCAGCGATCTGCGTCAGCCATTCGGTATGGCGCTGGTCGAGGATCAACTGTTCGTCGCAGAAACCGACGCGCTACGTGTCTATCCGTACAAGGAGGGTGACTCGAAGATTACGGCAAAGGGAATGAAGATTCTTGACCTTCCCGCAGGTGGCTACAACAACCATTGGACTCGCAATGTGGTGGCTAATCCGCGCGGCACGAAGCTATATGTCTCTGTCGGCTCGGCCAGCAATGTTGGCGAACATGGCTCAGCTGAAGAAACGCTACGTGCAAATATTCTGGAGGTCGATCTGGATGGGACCAACCTCCGTGTGTTTGCCGCAGGTTTGCGCAATCCTGTTGGCATGAGTTGGGAACCAAAAACAGGAAGTCTATGGACAGCGGTGAACGAACGGGACGAGCTTGGCGATGATTTGGTGCCAGACTACATCACGTCCGTTCGCGAGGGAGCATTCTACGGCTGGCCCTACAGCTATTTCGGTCAGCATGAAGATCCGCGACGTAAAGATGAGCGTCCCGACTTGGTGAAGAAGGCGGTGGTTCCCGATCTCGGCTTAGGTTCCCACACCGCCTCGCTCGGCCTGGCGTTCTATACCGGCAAGACCTTTCCGTCAAAGTATCAGGGTGGCGCTTTCATCGGCCAGCGAGGTTCTTGGAATCGCTCGAAGTTTGTGGGCTATCGAGTGGCGTTCGTTCCATTTGCTGGCGGTAAGCCTGCGGGCCCACCGGAGGACTTTCTGGCCGGCTTCATCGCCAACGATGAAGAGGTATACGGCCGACCCGTTGGTGTGGCCGTAGCCAAGGACGGCTCACTGCTCGTTTGTGATGAGCCTGGCAACGTCGTATGGCGCGTGTCGGCGAAATAG
- a CDS encoding FAD-dependent oxidoreductase, which produces MLAIKLNSESIWQAAKRPTFKNVTKSAEYDAVVIGGGITGLTAAYLLKRAGKKVAVVERHRIGFVDTGLTTAHLTYVTDLRLPSMVKRFGEKAAQLVWQAGAHAIDTIEETAAHLQIDCDFHRCDGYLHESITAKQDETPSLREDASLASELGFEAEFAEHVPYFNRPGVKFANQAKFHPLKYIAGLAAAINGQGSHVFEEAEVTEIQNDPQAVMVDKHQLRAEYIVIATHVPLMGKTGILNATLFQAKLFPYSSYVIGAKIPRGVIPVASFWDTSEPYYYLRVEAGKATDYAIFGGKDHKTGQADSEQTFAELQKVLTTIIPEAQPDRQWSGQVIETSDGLPFIGETAERQFVATGFSGNGMTFSTLAALMARDAMLKKKNSWQDLFSVNRQSITGLWESLSENMDYPYYYAKDRLVPAEGSGTRDVKRGEGKILSLSGERVACSRDNDGKLCMVSAVCTHMGCLVRWNSAELTWDCPCHGSRFKPTGEVLAGPAETPLEKVKPAKKKRANAAQSEQTASEQTAKRKRASKPK; this is translated from the coding sequence ATGCTCGCGATCAAGCTCAATTCCGAATCAATCTGGCAGGCAGCCAAGCGTCCGACGTTCAAGAACGTCACGAAATCCGCCGAGTACGACGCTGTTGTCATCGGTGGTGGAATCACGGGTTTGACTGCCGCTTATCTGTTGAAACGGGCCGGTAAAAAGGTCGCCGTGGTCGAGCGGCACCGCATCGGCTTCGTAGATACAGGGCTCACCACGGCACATCTAACGTATGTCACGGACCTGCGTTTACCTTCGATGGTTAAACGCTTCGGTGAAAAGGCAGCCCAGCTCGTTTGGCAAGCCGGCGCGCATGCGATCGATACGATCGAGGAGACCGCGGCGCACCTTCAAATCGACTGCGATTTTCACCGCTGCGATGGCTACCTGCACGAATCGATTACTGCCAAACAGGATGAAACCCCGTCACTTCGCGAAGATGCCTCTCTCGCCAGCGAACTCGGGTTTGAAGCTGAGTTTGCGGAACATGTGCCCTACTTCAATCGTCCGGGAGTGAAGTTCGCGAACCAAGCAAAGTTTCATCCTCTCAAATACATCGCCGGACTCGCCGCGGCAATCAACGGGCAGGGAAGCCACGTTTTCGAGGAAGCTGAAGTCACGGAGATCCAGAATGACCCGCAGGCAGTGATGGTCGACAAGCATCAGCTGCGGGCCGAGTACATCGTTATCGCCACTCACGTTCCGCTGATGGGCAAAACTGGCATCCTTAATGCCACTCTATTTCAAGCCAAGTTGTTCCCGTATTCTTCCTATGTGATTGGTGCCAAGATCCCGCGTGGCGTAATTCCGGTTGCCTCGTTCTGGGATACCAGCGAACCATATTACTACTTGCGAGTCGAAGCAGGTAAGGCAACGGACTACGCCATTTTCGGTGGCAAAGATCACAAGACGGGACAAGCCGATAGTGAGCAAACGTTCGCGGAACTGCAGAAGGTATTGACTACGATCATTCCCGAAGCCCAGCCCGACCGGCAGTGGTCGGGTCAGGTTATCGAAACGAGTGACGGGCTTCCTTTCATTGGTGAAACGGCCGAACGGCAGTTTGTCGCGACTGGCTTCAGTGGCAATGGAATGACCTTCAGCACCCTCGCCGCCCTGATGGCCCGCGACGCAATGTTGAAGAAAAAGAATTCCTGGCAGGATCTATTCTCGGTGAACCGGCAATCGATTACAGGCCTTTGGGAATCACTGTCTGAGAACATGGACTACCCGTACTACTACGCCAAAGATCGCCTGGTTCCAGCCGAAGGCTCAGGTACGCGTGACGTAAAACGTGGGGAAGGGAAAATCTTGTCGCTGAGCGGCGAACGTGTCGCATGCTCGCGGGATAACGACGGTAAGCTCTGCATGGTGTCAGCCGTTTGCACGCACATGGGTTGTCTCGTGCGTTGGAATAGCGCCGAACTAACTTGGGACTGCCCCTGCCACGGCTCGCGCTTCAAGCCAACCGGCGAAGTGCTGGCGGGGCCGGCCGAGACACCTTTGGAAAAGGTCAAACCCGCCAAGAAGAAGCGGGCAAATGCGGCCCAGTCAGAGCAAACCGCGTCAGAGCAAACCGCCAAACGTAAGCGTGCCTCAAAACCGAAATGA
- a CDS encoding SDR family NAD(P)-dependent oxidoreductase, with translation MTKADQPTDQVVLITGASSGIGRATAIHLATAGYRVFGTSRHPADAPPGIEMIQLEVTCNDSVAACLAEVYSQTAGRLDVLVNNVGTGILAATEECSIEQVQKLFDINLFGAIRMTNAVLPSMRDQHGGRVLFLSSAGGVVSVPYAGYYCATKHALEAYVESLRLEVEEFGIQAALIAPGTVSTDAGDKAIKPDRPLDAYSSKRASSAEQFVQAIRDGMPPEHVADAILHAIRDERIMPRYPVGMQSWGISLMKALLPQRILESGIRRTTISSP, from the coding sequence ATGACTAAGGCTGATCAACCAACAGATCAAGTCGTCTTGATTACGGGAGCGTCCTCAGGAATTGGGCGGGCCACCGCCATTCACTTAGCTACGGCTGGCTACCGGGTATTCGGCACCAGCCGTCACCCCGCTGACGCGCCGCCGGGTATCGAAATGATACAACTCGAGGTTACATGCAACGACTCGGTCGCAGCTTGTTTGGCAGAGGTCTATTCGCAGACAGCAGGCCGCTTGGACGTGCTAGTGAACAACGTCGGCACAGGAATTTTAGCTGCAACTGAAGAGTGCTCGATCGAGCAAGTTCAAAAGCTTTTCGATATCAATTTGTTTGGGGCAATCCGCATGACGAACGCAGTTCTGCCCAGCATGCGCGACCAGCACGGTGGACGAGTCTTGTTCTTGAGTTCTGCTGGAGGTGTCGTTTCGGTTCCCTACGCTGGCTATTACTGCGCAACAAAGCACGCGCTCGAGGCCTACGTGGAGTCACTTCGACTGGAAGTCGAAGAGTTCGGAATCCAAGCGGCGCTGATTGCACCTGGAACGGTGAGTACTGACGCCGGTGATAAGGCGATCAAACCAGATCGTCCGCTTGACGCGTACTCTTCAAAGCGAGCTTCGTCAGCTGAGCAGTTTGTGCAGGCGATTCGCGATGGCATGCCGCCAGAGCACGTCGCTGATGCGATCCTTCATGCGATTCGCGACGAGAGGATAATGCCTCGGTATCCTGTCGGAATGCAGTCCTGGGGAATTTCGCTGATGAAGGCACTTCTGCCACAGCGAATATTGGAGAGTGGAATTCGTCGCACAACAATCAGCTCTCCGTGA
- a CDS encoding catalase: MCFVAVSVLAIATSMPAHRSSRIQRKMFMAKRSSARPTAKTKRTDSAKTADLEANIEESAGALLTSNQGVPVNDDHNSLKAGDRGPSLLEDFLLREKITHFDHERIPERVVHARGSGAHGYFELDHSLTKYTRAAFLQTTGSRTPVFVRFSTVAGSRGSTDLARDVRGFAIKFYTEEGNFDLVGNNMPVFFIQDAIKFPDLIHAVKPEPHNEIPQAASAHDTFWDFISLTPESAHMIMWVMSDRAIPRSFRMMEGFGVHTFRFLNAKGESTFIKWHLKPTLGMKSVLWDEAQRISGCDPDFHRRDLWEAIDSGNFPEWQVGVQLIPEADEHKFAFDLLDPTKIVPEELVPVTPIGRLVLDRNPDNFFAEVEQVAFHTGHIVPGMDFTNDPLLQGRLFSYTDTQLIRLGGPNFHEIPINRPVAPLHNNQRDGFMRQMINRGVTSYDPNTLGGGDPRQAKIAQGGFASHAERLDAAKVRARSPSFSDHFSQAAMFFHSQSAVEQRHIINALRFELGKCAQQSVRERVLYLLSQIDDALAKGVADGLGVLVPKKIEGYLNQNFGADADPKTVQPKKFTGKSHDSPALSIMRSAKPGMQTAKIAVLLADGFDEAGVKAVSQAISAAGGEAKIIAPRGGMATGDKGTELKVDFSLPTVCSVVFDAVYVAGGESCVAVLQGETRAVEFVEEANKHCKAIACSGTAEAFLASTRVQASIEAGDVAVVLGHSSPKQMASAFVEAISNHRNWERESLTLPNG; this comes from the coding sequence TTGTGCTTCGTCGCGGTGTCCGTGCTGGCTATCGCCACTTCAATGCCAGCTCACCGCAGTTCTCGTATCCAAAGGAAAATGTTCATGGCTAAGCGCTCGTCAGCCCGCCCTACTGCCAAAACCAAGCGGACCGATAGTGCCAAAACGGCCGATTTAGAAGCGAACATAGAAGAAAGTGCTGGTGCCCTGTTGACCAGCAATCAGGGGGTGCCGGTTAACGACGACCATAATTCGCTCAAGGCCGGAGATCGCGGACCGAGTTTGCTTGAAGATTTTCTGCTGCGCGAGAAGATCACGCATTTTGACCACGAGCGTATTCCAGAGCGGGTCGTTCATGCGCGTGGGAGCGGTGCCCATGGTTATTTCGAATTGGACCACTCGCTGACGAAATACACACGGGCCGCGTTTCTCCAGACGACTGGCAGTCGGACACCTGTCTTCGTCCGATTCTCTACCGTTGCTGGTTCCCGCGGTTCTACAGATCTGGCCCGCGATGTACGCGGGTTTGCTATCAAGTTTTATACCGAAGAAGGCAACTTTGATTTGGTTGGGAACAATATGCCAGTGTTCTTCATCCAAGACGCGATCAAGTTCCCCGATCTAATTCATGCTGTCAAACCGGAACCGCATAACGAGATCCCCCAAGCGGCGAGCGCACATGACACGTTTTGGGATTTTATTTCGCTGACCCCCGAGTCGGCTCACATGATCATGTGGGTGATGTCCGACAGAGCGATTCCACGCAGCTTCCGGATGATGGAGGGGTTCGGGGTTCACACATTTCGCTTCCTAAATGCGAAGGGTGAATCGACGTTTATCAAATGGCACTTGAAGCCCACGCTCGGAATGAAATCTGTGCTGTGGGATGAAGCGCAGCGCATCTCCGGTTGCGATCCCGATTTTCACCGGCGTGATCTCTGGGAAGCGATCGATTCCGGAAACTTTCCGGAATGGCAAGTCGGTGTGCAGTTGATTCCGGAAGCTGACGAACACAAGTTCGCCTTCGATCTCTTGGACCCAACCAAGATCGTTCCCGAAGAACTGGTGCCCGTTACACCGATTGGCCGACTGGTCCTGGATCGCAATCCCGACAACTTCTTCGCGGAAGTTGAACAGGTCGCTTTTCACACGGGACATATTGTTCCGGGCATGGACTTTACCAACGATCCGCTTCTCCAAGGGCGCCTCTTCTCCTACACGGACACGCAACTGATCCGACTGGGCGGACCAAACTTCCACGAAATCCCGATCAATCGCCCAGTTGCACCACTGCACAACAATCAGCGCGATGGCTTCATGCGTCAAATGATCAATCGCGGAGTGACGTCATACGATCCCAATACTCTCGGCGGGGGCGATCCTCGTCAAGCGAAGATTGCCCAGGGCGGGTTTGCATCTCACGCCGAACGACTTGATGCGGCAAAGGTCCGAGCGCGTAGTCCAAGTTTCAGCGATCACTTCTCGCAAGCGGCAATGTTCTTCCACAGTCAGTCCGCAGTGGAACAACGGCACATCATTAATGCGCTACGATTTGAATTAGGCAAATGTGCGCAGCAGTCGGTTCGAGAGCGAGTCCTTTACCTTCTGTCGCAGATTGACGATGCGTTGGCAAAAGGAGTCGCCGATGGGCTGGGAGTCTTGGTTCCGAAGAAAATCGAAGGCTATCTGAATCAGAACTTTGGAGCCGACGCAGATCCAAAAACGGTGCAACCGAAGAAGTTCACCGGTAAGTCCCACGATTCACCAGCCTTGAGCATTATGCGTTCAGCGAAGCCAGGCATGCAGACAGCCAAAATCGCAGTGCTGTTGGCGGATGGATTTGATGAAGCTGGTGTAAAGGCGGTCTCTCAAGCGATCAGCGCCGCTGGCGGTGAGGCAAAGATCATTGCTCCCCGCGGCGGCATGGCGACAGGGGATAAAGGGACGGAATTGAAGGTCGACTTCAGTTTGCCCACTGTCTGCTCTGTCGTGTTCGACGCGGTATACGTCGCTGGAGGTGAATCGTGCGTTGCGGTATTGCAGGGCGAGACCAGAGCAGTCGAGTTTGTGGAAGAGGCTAATAAGCACTGTAAAGCCATTGCATGCAGCGGTACAGCGGAAGCCTTCTTGGCCTCAACGCGAGTGCAGGCGTCGATCGAAGCTGGTGACGTCGCGGTCGTCCTGGGACATAGCTCACCGAAGCAAATGGCTTCTGCCTTTGTCGAAGCGATAAGCAACCATCGAAACTGGGAGCGCGAAAGCCTGACATTACCAAACGGTTAA